Proteins encoded in a region of the Hypanus sabinus isolate sHypSab1 chromosome 12, sHypSab1.hap1, whole genome shotgun sequence genome:
- the LOC132402639 gene encoding histone H2A type 2-B-like yields the protein MTGRGKTGGKARSKAKSRSSRAGLQFPVGRVHRLLRKGNYAERVGAGAPVYLAAVLEYLTAEILELAGNAARDNKKTRIIPRHLQLAVRNDEELNKLLGGVTIAQGGVLPNIQAVLLPKKTGGASKGNKRLIVRMTGRGKTGGKARSKAKSRSSRAGLQFPVGRVHRLLRKGNYAERVGAGAPVYLAAVLEYLTAEILELAGNAARDNKKTRIIPRHLQLAVRNDEELNKLLGGVTIAQGGVLPNIQAVLLPKKTGGASK from the exons ATGACTGGACGAGGAAAAACCGGTGGCAAAGCTCGGTCCAAGGCCAAATCTCGCTCGTCCCGGGCCGGACTGCAGTTCCCGGTGGGCCGTGTTCACAGGCTCCTGAGAAAGGGCAACTATGCTGAGCGGGTGGGTGCCGGAGCCCCGGTCTATCTGGCTGCCGTGCTCGAGTATCTGACGGCTGAAATCCTCGAGTTGGCTGGTAACGCGGCCCGGGACAACAAGAAGACCCGCATCATCCCCAGACACCTGCAGCTGGCCGTCCGCAACGACGAGGAGCTCAACAAGCTGCTGGGAGGGGTGACCATCGCTCAGGGCGGGGTGCTGCCCAATATCCAGGCCGTGCTGTTGCCCAAGAAAACCGGCGGTGCCAGCAA agGAAATAAACGGTTA ATTGTGAGAATGACTGGACGAGGAAAAACCGGTGGCAAAGCTCGGTCCAAGGCCAAATCTCGCTCGTCCCGGGCCGGACTGCAGTTCCCGGTGGGCCGTGTTCACAGGCTCCTGAGAAAGGGCAACTATGCTGAGCGGGTGGGTGCCGGAGCCCCGGTCTATCTGGCTGCCGTGCTCGAGTATCTGACGGCTGAAATCCTCGAGTTGGCTGGTAACGCAGCCCGGGACAACAAGAAGACCCGCATCATTCCCAGACACCTGCAGCTGGCCGTCCGCAACGACGAGGAGCTCAACAAGCTGCTGGGAGGGGTGACCATCGCTCAGGGCGGGGTGCTGCCCAATATCCAGGCCGTGCTGTTGCCCAAGAAAACCGGCGGTGCCAGCAAGTGA
- the LOC132402450 gene encoding histone H2B 1/2-like produces MPEAQKSAPKKGAKKALPKPSGKSGKKRRRVRKESYSIYIYKVMKQVHPDTGISSKAMSIMNSFVSDIFERIAGEASRLAHYNKRSTISSREIQTAVRLLLPGELAKHAVSEGTKAVTKYTSSK; encoded by the coding sequence ATGCCCGAGGCGCAGAAATCCGCTCCCAAGAAGGGCGCCAAGAAAGCTTTGCCCAAACCATCGGGCAAGTCCGGCAAGAAACGCAGGAGGGTGAGGAAGGAGAGTTACTCCATCTACATCtacaaagtgatgaagcaggttcaccccgacaccggcatctcctccaaggccatgagCATCATGAACTCGTTCGTCAGCGATATCTTCGAGCGCATCGCGGGCGAGGCTTCCCGGCTGGCTCATTATAACAAGCGATCGACCATCAGCTCCCGGGAGATCCAGACCGCCGTGCGCCTGCTGCTCCCCGGGGAGCTGGCCAAGCACGCCGTGTCGGAAGGGACAAAGGCGgtgaccaagtacaccagctccaaGTGA